GAtcttttttatacacacacacacacacatatatatatatatatatatatatatatatatatatatatatatatatatatatatatatatatatatatatcactattacAATGAGACAAATAAAAGTAGCTTAACGTGAAtctaataatatttcaaaattacatatacatgcacgcaCTGCAGCGAAAGAATTACAAGCCGGGAATTATTTTTACAGAACTTAATGTTTGCCTTCGAAATTATAGTATGTAGTATCTAGTGTTACCACATTTGGGCGATTTTGCGTTTGGTCCCATCTCGGGCCAAATCAGTTGCAACACATGGCCgttgttttataaacaaaaagctGCGAGTGTTGGGTCCTATTGCTCACTCACTGTAAACAGATCTGGAGTCCTTATAAACTTTTTCCAAGTCAGTTGCTTTtgtatataactgaaatatatatatatatatatatatatatatatatatatatatatatatatatatatatatatatatatatatatatatatatatatatatatatatatatatatatatatatacctttaagaCTTGTTGTGAGAGCAAATTATTTCCATTCCCCCATCctacaaacaaaatgtttttgcaGCAGTTCATTGCAGTGCAGTTCTGGCAGGATATTTATTAGCAGCACTGTAACAACCATGTAACTCCTGAGTCTTTAAAATGTACCTTGTCAtgcaaacacattttatatatatatatatatatatatatatatatatatatatatcatgttgcTGTTTGCTCAAAAGCGATTTCCGTTTTATCTTCAGAGCATAACCGGTCTGCCCTTGAATTAATTTATTCGAATGACATCATCGTGATCTGGAAGCCAGAATTTCCAGTCAGTGTTGAGGTGTCTGACTTTGTTCTCTGCCGCCCTTACTAAATTAATACGCTGTACTTCTCAATTCCATCAGCGGCATCTATTCCTCCTCTCTCAACTGTTGCCCCCTAACACCCAGGTCCTCCCGTATACCTTCCTTTTCCCGCTAGACCACTTGGCCTCTGCTTTGATAAGCCTCCACTTTTATTTATCCGCCCTAGGGGTTTTAAGTGAGGTATCAGTTTCTCGTGGAGCTCGCTCTCgggatacatattttttttattagggcgTTTCTTTTGCAGACTTCAAATTTGTTTGTTCCATTcgaatatatgaatgtatttaccGAGAGTATTTGCCCTTATTTCACTAGGTTCCTGTAATAAAATCAAACTCTTTGTTGCTCGTTATTTTTCATATTGGGCTTTTCATTACATTTACGTGCACTGGAAACGTATATGTACGCTACAGAATGTtaggtttacattttttttactttgttggaACAAATTATTCACGATTTTCAGTTGAGCAGAGATagaactttatatgtatttaggTGATTTCCGAGACAtgacaaaaatacttttttattcctAACTTTGAAATACCAAGTTCGTTGCAACTTTTGCGAGTTGCAATGGCAATGAAAAGTCGtccaattacattttttttatccaaataggATAATGCACCTGCTTTTGAATGGAAAACTTCTCGAGGCGGGCGGAGGTTACTGTTTGAACAGTCATAATAAATGTAGCCCCTGGCTAGTTTTAATGGTCAGCTGAAGCGCAAGTGGCCATTTTAGTCGTTCATTTTTTACGCGACTGTTCATTTCCCACATTTGCCAGGCAACCTTACGAAGTCCATTGAAGACGAGATTTGTTACCGTTGCGACTGCCTTtccttcttatctttattttgttagCTCAAGAAATCCATCTTCAGATTTGTGTAGACTTTTTTTGTGGAATGTTTGTGCTTCGGTTTAGCCTCGGGGTAGAGTTTGGGGGAATGGTGTAGGGGGTTGGGCGTCTGATCCCCATCACGTCCGCATGTGGGTGACTTCGGTGAGGTGGCTGAAAAGGTGAGTTTTGAATGGCGGCGAGTCGGTCTTAGTCTCAGAGGGTGATAGACTCGCTGTCTGTTTCTCCTGGGCCTGTAGTGTGTTTGGGATTGTAGTGTGGGCTGTGGGCTGTGGTCCTGTGGACGGTTTTCGTTTCGCAGTTGCGCTCTGGGCTCTGGTACGAGAGGATAGTGCTGCTGCCCGGTCTGTGGCGTGGTGCCCACATGGGTTTATCTTAACATTACCAAGACAGTGAGTGTTCATTCACAGGGGAAATTGTGATGTTGTTGAATCGTTCTTCCATAGTTGTGATGAATATGTGTCGTTTGAATGTTTTAACGTTTTCATACGGTCATTTGCAATGCAAATAATTTATCAGGTATGAAAAATCTGGCAAATAGGTCCAGGCAGTGTTTAGTGATCGGAAGTGTCGTTACCGCTGAAGATGATCTTAACCGAGGGATTTGAACTTCTCGGGGAAAGCCCTCGTGAACGGGTCACTGGATGCGGCGTGCCCTTGCCATGTCTGAAAGGGGCGGACTCGCCCACGTTAATCCGCCGAAGGGCGTTCTCCTTGCACAAGGTACGCGATGACCGGTCTCCCGTTCAGTTGTCGGGTATCCAGAGAAAGCCTTCGGAAGCCGCAAGGGCGGTTCCCAAAAGTGGAGGGGCGATacggagggcctcgacgaggctTACCAAAAGTGTCAAAAAGGCCGCTTTGAGGCGATGTCGAAGTGAACGAATGCTGAGTGCGTCTTCAGAAGGGAAGACGCGGCCGGAAATCTCTTGGCCCCAGCCCGTGATGCATACCCAAggcgatggtggtggtggtggtggtggtagctGTTGGCCTCTCTACCGTGAGAACATCTCCCCCCATCCGCCGCCTCCTCTATACGATGTCCCTCCCGCCCCGCGGTGGGTTCCCTTGTGTCATGGGGCGCTTTCCGCCCCGAACAAGCTTAGACGCTCCTGCAGCGCCATGTTAATCGATCAAATTACAAATTCTACTCTAGAAATCTATAATAAAGATGTGTCTGACTGTCGGAGAGAGGAAATTAATTCAGGAATAAGGAGAAATACAGTGTCGATTGTAAATGGCGTGAAGCCCGCCAGTAAAAATCCCCGCAGAAGGCAGCCAAAACATTATTGTAATCCAAATGTTTACCCACGTAACAGCTGTGTAGCCACGAAGGATCTGTGGTACAACAAGCTTAGTCAGGTGAtgacggaggagagagagaaggagcagcCAACCACTACAATACAAGTTACATATTATGATCCCGTTAACAGCATTGATTTTGTAAGTATATTTAATCAAGGTGGCCTTATGCTTTATATCTGGATAATCACTTTTTTATTGGCTTTATTAAGATGGCACGACAAACTACGATtccccttttttaaaattttttacttggtttgtaCTGAAGATTGTTAGGTTTGCAAAATGTTGAACTTCAACTTGTCACAGTTCTTCCGAACCCCGTGAATCTTTAAGAAGTTGAGTGGTTGCTGTAATGACACTAAAGTTTTGCCCATACCTATGgaaatgcaattaattttaaTGAGGATTTTAGCTTGTAGAAAAAGGTGTCCAGGATCCGGCAGAAAGGAAAAGTTGTCTAGGGAAGGTTTGGtgatttttaactatttattgaCATTAAAGAATTTACGGATTTATTAAGTCTAAAGTTAACGGTACACTGTATGCTAgtcattttaataatgataataactgggTACGGAAAATACAAGGGCATCCTAATACCACAGAGATGGTTTTCATGCCCAAGTCAGTGCCACTCTTTATACCCAGCCCAGCTTTATGGGGATAAGAATTCTGTCCGTTAAATATTTTCTTGCTTAATGTGCTAAttgataatacataattttttagaAAAGTCTTTTTTAAAGCTTGATTCAATATATAATTAGTTATTAAAACAATGTCATTTATAATTGGTTATTGAAGTAGTTAATGCTTTGAATTTAAAACGTTTCAGAGTCCATTTAGTTACCGGTAATTTGTTTTTGAGGGATCCAGTATTAGGTTAATCCTTTCATTAGAATTTAAGTTTCGTGGATAATGAATtaagtatttttcataactttttttgttgagtatatttattcatgaaagttCTGAAGGGTATTATATAACATTAAGATTCTTTTACGGCCTCTGGTACTTGAAAGGTTATAAATCAGTGTGGGTATGGTTTAGCAAACATTGGGGTTATTTTATTTACAAGGGCATGGATTTTCTTAACTGccgaatgtttttcttttactgagtAACTATTTTAGCCGCAAGTAAACTTTTGAATATGTCACCAGATCTGTACGTTGTAATTTCTTGAACGTGCACttgcatataaaaattttagCAAGATTAAAATTGCCAACAAAGATAGCACAAGAATTTAACAATGCCTAGAAACTTATTCCAAATTTTCTTTCCTCAGAGCAAAACTGTTAATATTGGGTCGACGACCACGGCACGGGAGTGTGTTTCCTTGACTTTAGACCACTTGGAAATGGGGGATGCCGATTCGTCGCAATTCCAACTGTGGGTGAAGACTGGTGTGGATGATTCTCCATACCCACTAATAGGTCATGAATTTCCTTTTGCCATCAAGATGAATTGTGTCCGCGACCTTCTGCAAGACTGTGACACAGAACAATGCAATAATTTATACAATACTGAATTGGTAACCCGCTGCCAGTTCATCTTGAGACAAGCAAGAAAATTATCCTTTGAGTCTCCCGAAGGAATGAAGAAGGTTTCTAAGAAAGCCAGGAAGAGTCCTATCCGCATCCACAGGGTCTTCAAAAGATCGAACAGCAAGGGAGACTCCTTAGACGGGGGCGTCAATAACTGTACAGGTGTTCTGTACGGTCGGTCACTAATGAAGTTGGTGGAACCCGACATGATGTTACCCAAACCTGTCATGGTAAGAAATTAGTTGTTCTTTGTCATCATAAACAGTGTCAGCTTTTCCTCTTTATGGGGTTAGATGAAAAACCAGGGCTCTCTGTTGTCGTGTGCACTTTCTCCTTGAATTCCCATCAGGGGTAGGTCTTCATCCATAATTGGAGGTGCTTCCACTTGTGCAGTTTCAGACTTACTGTTCCCTGTCTTTTCTAAACATACAGTATGTCCAAGCCATCTTGGAATGTTTTCCATCCCTTGGTCACTATGATCTTCATGTCAATTCCTCGTTTGTAAATGTCATTCCCAATGCACTCTTATGAATCTTAACATTATATTGCCATGacttttcaaaatcatctttTGTCAATGCTCGTATTTCCCTGCTAATGGGAAATTTTCATTCATCCGTATTCCATGCTTTTGATCGTGGctatatctctctcactctctaaaGCTTTACCGTCTACTACAGCAGCTTctccaccgccccccccccttcctcatCTCTTAAAAACCTCCCCATCTACtaaaagtttttctctctcgTGAAAAGCTCCCCATCTACTATGACAGCCCTCTCAACTCCCCCCTTCCtcaatttctcttttaataaattttggcCTTGGGAAATTTaggtatattttgtaataatcctGAGCATCTGTTAGGCTCATTCAAGTACTGGTGTATGTGCATTGAAAGGGTTTTTAATTGTGACCAAGCACTTAGGCTTTTTCTTTGGACTGTACTTATCAACTTTTAACAGCAATGTCAACCACAATGAAGTCGTTAGGATCTAGATACATTGCCAACAAAAAAGCTGCTCCTATGAATGTTGAATGTTATTTAATTCGATTGTTAAAGTAGCCTATATTAAACGTCATGGGGCAATTACTGGTATTTCCTTTAGCTTATTTACTCTGGTTCTTTGCTTTTGGTCAGAGGAAAATTATTTAATGTGTGATGTTAGTATTATAAAAAGACTTTTCAGTTGTATTCAGTTGTGTgtttaaattgaaattattttaatggtGAGCAAGTAAGTTTAATTTCACTTGGATAAATATAGCGATCAGCTCGCAAAATAACTGGACAACACTATTTTTAATGTCTTGTTAAAGCATAATTAGTCTTTTCAGAAACTTAGATGTACTGCAATTAGCAATTGTAAATTGAATTTATTCTGTGGTATTGCACTGTTTTGAGGTTAATACATTTAAATACTATTacgaaaaacaaatttattcagtattgttggtgtatgtgtatatttgatgttaattataaattatacatcTACCTTGTTTTCTTACAGGACATGCTGACTCAACTGTTCCTCAAGGGACCCTTCACAGTTGGAATCTTCAGAAAATCAGCAAATGCTCGGTTGGTGAGAGAACTTAGAGAAAAATTGGATAGCGGAGATGTAGAGGGAACTGTCGATCTCGACAATGTACAAATCACTGTTGTGGCAGCACTTTTGAAAGAGTTTCTTCGTTCAATGCCAGACTGCTTGCTTGTGTCTGATTTATATGAAGAGTGGCTTGAGTTAACCCATATAGCAGGATTTAGAGAGCGCATTTCACAAACACTCTTATTGTGTTCTAGACTTCCTCGAGCACATCTTAAACTTCTGCAACATTTCCTTTGTGTTTTGCACCATATTGTCCGTCGTGCATCTGAAAATATGATGTCTGCATCTAATCTAGCTGTATGTGTaggaccatctattttgtggccATCATCTCCAGTTTTAGCATTGAGCCCAGAAGACTCCAAACAAGTACCGGCTGTTGTGGAGTTTCTTATTGAACACTGTAGAGATATCTTTGGTGAAGATATACTTCATCTGTTAGGAGAACCACCAGAACGAGATCCTTTACGACAAGACAGTGGAGCAGAGGAGTCTGATAGCCTGCATAGTCTTCATAGCGGTCATAGTTTACACAGTTCAAGCGGAATGAGGAGAGACGACAGCAGTATAGACTCCCTTGAACGAGAATTATTAGAAGGTGAATTGTCTCCTCTgccaagaaaagataaaatgtccTTAACAAATTTAAGTCGTGACTCTGGATTAACTATGAGTGATTCACAACTTTATACACCTGATGAGGAAGAAAGTGAATCTACAAGTTCTGGACATTCTGGGGCTGACAAAAGTGTTAGTAACTATAGTAGTGGTGGACAATCGGAAAGATCTGGCGATAGAATTCAGCATTATACTGCACCACACAATCCACATGCAATCTATGCAGCTGTGTATCGTCGCCCTGAAAAGATGCCTGTAGAGTATGATGATCCAGAGGGCTATTATGCGGCTCCAAGTCGCGACCATGCAAGAATTCAAGTTACCTATTCTAATTCTGGATATCCATATAACTCTCACGGTCATGGGAAAGAATACGCTCGTGTGTACCAAAGTCGCCAAGACAGGCTTGGTGATGTTTATAGGAAGAGTCAAGATGAGGAGGCAATTTACAGTATCCCAGTTGGTGCAGCAGGAAACATGATAAATCCCCCACCTTTCATTGTAAATTCCAATTTCCAGAGACATGATTGGATGAGACGCCGTTCTAATCTGCGCAAAGTTTCACGTTCAAGCAGCGGCGAAGGAGGCCTGGTTCGATCAACGTCCGAGGAATCTCTTTTAAATAAGTATAATGGCCTAGATTATGGAGTGTCTCTTGGTCCTGCTGGTGTTGCTAACAAGAGACCAGCACAGCATGGAAAAGGTAGagctcctcctccaccccctgaGGAGCAAGATGATTGCACAACGAGCCTTGCTGGTCGTGAGTCTCCCATACGCAGATCAAAGTCTGCACATTACTTAACTGAGCCATCTCGTGATGAACGAGCTGGCCGCTCTCCTGACAACACACCTGCGGTTTCCAGGTCATCATCTCACGATGCGGTTTCATGGCAGAGGTCACGCTCTACACCACAAATTCATGATGAAGCAGATCGATCATATGATTCTTCCACTTTGAGTGATGATGATTCAACTCCTCATGTCTCTCGATCCAATTCACGGGGTAAGGAATGTGGTGGTGGGGGTTTGAATACCTGGGATGTAGTCTACGGTACAGAACAGGCTCCGTCTGATTCTGGTGAATCTCATAATTCATGTAATTCTTCATTTAAAAGTGAAAGAACTGGCAGCATGTGTACAGTAGTGTCAGCAGGCAGCACTTCTACCATAGGTTCAAATCCCCCGTCATATGAAGAAGCACTTAATAGAAAATCCTTAATGTACAAAAGTGGCCCTCATCAGTGCCATCAAGCACAAAGTTCCCCTGCTGGTAAAGACTGTCAATTCCCAGAACATGctattagagaagaaaaagtgaaatctGCCAGAGCTAAACAGTTGTATGAAGAATCACTTagaatatatcaagaagaaaatacATACCCTGGTGATTTAGTACGTGCCTCCCCAGCACATGCTGATGTTAGTGATGAATATGAGAAGCCCCCGCCTTTGCCTCCCAAGTCTGAGCCACCTCCCTTGCCCCCAAAGCAGAGGGGCAGCCGTAGGTTAAGTGAAGGATTAAATCGTCTAAAACATCTGCCTCCTGTGCACGTAGAAACTCACAATCGTAAATCTCGATCAGTGTCTTCTATTCCTGCTTCGTACAGTTGTGACCCCCCTTATCACAAAACCATTATATGTACAGATGATTCCCCACCTTTACTTCCTCCTAAGGAGCGAACTGTAATAGAAATTGAATCGGTTTATTTACCAGTGCCTGAATCTCGTGTAAGACAGACAACAAGTAGAGCAGTGTCGCCTCCTAGAGTGGAAAAGAAAAGCATAGAGACACAAACTGATGATTATGATCTTGACGATGAAGTGAAAGATGAAGGAATCCAAACATCAGGATCATGGGGCATGGAACCCCACGTGACATCCGTGTCTGTTTCTGATCAGTCATCTCGCACTGACAAGCATCGGAGTAGAGCAAGGAGAAGAGACTCTTCAGCTTCTCAAAGAAGCAAAAGTGTCCCCACTCGTGAAAACGTTCCGCCACAGCATCCAGAGTCAGATGATGACAATGACGACGATGATTGGGAATATGCATCGCCCCTCCAGGACTATCCTGGTGCACCCACTGCTCTCCGTGACCTCCGTCAACTTGATCCAGAACTTCGCCAAGAAATTAGTTGGTCAGTATCACAACTTCGTGCAATATTTGGCGATTCTTTAAATGGCGCCAAAGTGCACCCACCTCCCTACCGCCCTCCACCTTCACACCGTGCTCCCATAACATCTTATCACTTGGGAGCGGGCGACTCGTTTTCTTCAAGAAAGTCAAGACCGCATTCTAACTATGGTGAAGAATCATATGTTTAGTGTTATGAGCACCTCTGCCTCATTCTGCCCACCGCGCTTACAATAATGACTGGCTGCGCCGTGCTGCCTACACCGCCACAACTAACACAAGCCAACTCTGTTAGATTATCTCTCTAAAATACTAAATGCTCAAGATCACAGgctttttttgtacagtatatgtaatatattatgtaaattttgtaCAGAGTTACACTCTAAGTCATACAAATAAGGACCTTGAAACATTTAAATGTGTGGTAGCAATGCAACTTTAAGGATAGGTATTGTCACTGTAGTCATCTGGAAGTTGCCATTTCTGTCACATCTCCTCTCCACCAAACTTTTGTAAAGAACATTTAACTAACTAtactattattgtttatatattgttaataaaacCGGAGATTTATCTACGTATTTCATCACCCGCTTTTCACACTGAGATATGGTATAACTTAACGCCAGATAACATTGTGGACATAATGCCAGATAAGTCCACAATATTGAGTAATTTATAACATAACATTGTGATTTCTTTAATCCCATACTATACACAAAAGAATATGTATACTTATGAAACTAAGTGAATATATACAGTTGCTAACAGCATCACTTACGTTCCTAAGAaactatataagaaaaaaaaatttaaacttttttcaaaGTCTGAATGAAGTAAGCCATCATCACATGCAAAATTAACATCCAGATGACCGAATTCTCCAGTAGGTTACATAATTGacatgcaaatcctgtggtgaCCACAATATGGCCCCAAAATTACAAATGGCtattaataaaattctaaaattaagaAAGTGTTCAAAATGAGGAAACTACATTAACTAGAGATTGCCTAACATTGTCTCAGCAACCTGTAATATCTCCATTAGTTGTATACCTGTGCTCCATCTTTATTTTGGGGATATCTTATCttatgatttatgaaatataGGGTACAAGTATTTACATATTTGGATGGCTTGCTAATCACTGACTACGACAGTATTACATATAACTGTTTGTTTCAGGCTAACATCACTGATGTAAGGAAATGTAAACCAGAACAAAAGAGTAATTCAGTGTCTTAATAATAACCCACTGCTGAGAAATCATTtgaggaaggaaatgaaaatatggcTGTATACAACTCCAATACAGTAAATCTCCCGTATTTGCCGGGGATGCGGTAcacgcgaatagctaaaatctgcaaatacttaaaacccctctaaaaacacttagaactgcctattttgagagtttaaacacaataaaaatcctctaaaaatacttatacctgagtattttaatagttttatcacaaaaagtgcatttagtcatgaaaatacagtaattagtgaatatttctcagtgaaaaataccacaaacgggcgaattttccacgaataatgtgtagaTACGTTCTAcggagaaatccgcgaatatggGGGCTTTACTGTATTATCCCCTAGAAGCATCAATTTTCATGCAAAATATAATGGTCTACAAGAGAAAACACAACTtgtatttctttggaaatttctgCTTCCATATATCAACACAGAGAAGGCATGTTAATTATGAACAGAACCCACAATAAAATGGAGCCAAAATAAGAATCTCATGATACTGAAGTTACTTTTCACATGTTGGAAACAAAGTACACAGAGTAATGCATTAATTCCATCATTTTGTCTAAAAGAGAAATACAGTATCGTTGTCCAATGGCTATATGACTTAAGATGAACCATgggctttttaaatgaaaaaaagaaaatagtatacAGGAATGCCACCAGTTagtaaaatattgtattaaacCAAAGCAGCTCATTTCATTCCTAAAGTCTAGTAATGTGTTATGACCACAAATTATTGTTCTGAACAATTATGAACCAAGACCACAGTTTAATACTCACAACTCTGTAGAAATCTCATCCAAAAAAGTgaagaagtcgagaagttaaagagggcattgtgactattacaattacatatgagGATCCCAGGGCAGTTACCACCGTGAGTAACAGCACTGCTCCTCCCCTAGCTGGGCCTCCTTGGTGAAAGCGACTTCATCCTGGATGAGATTTACATTTGTTATATGGCGAACACTTCAAACCTCCCTACAACTTCTggcaaaaatcaaacaaattctaAGGGGTTGGGAACTGACTGCTCACAATCAGTCCTCTGATTTTTTGGGATTTTCTGACTTTGCTAGTTCAGAGACCATGAGCCCAACTACTCCCCTAGAAATCTCCTCATCCCTATCCTCTTTTACTATGTCACCTGTCATTGAATCACACAATATTCCATTTTCCATCGCAGAACTCACCTCAGCACTCACATCTTTTCAGAACCACATGTGAAGGCCCTGACAATATCCACAACCAAATGCTCCAACACCGTCAAATTCCATAActttttttctatcattattgAATGGAATATGGACAAAAGGTAAATTTCTCTAGCAGTGGCACAAAACCCGCATCGTCCCCttttcaaaaccaaacaaagcaGGAAATGCACCCCAAGACTATCGACCTATTTCTCTAAGCAGGTGCTTGTGTAAATTACtagaaagaatgataaattttCTCCTAATGTGGCatttagaattaaaacaactttCTTCATCTCAATTTGGCTAGAGACGAGGCAGAGCACAGCAAACCCTCTTGCACACAGAATCTTGCATCCAAACAGCTTTTACTTCTAAACAATCAGTccttgcagttttcttttacttagaaaaagcatacgataccaACTACTTCAGTTTGATATAAAAGGTAATATGGGTATTTTCATCCAAACTTTTCTTAGCAACTGAACCTTCCTTGTACGCAtaaactcttccatttctttaCCCTTCACTCAATATAAAGGAGTTCCCCAAGGCTGTGTTCTTAGCACTACCCTAATTCTTATAGCCATTGATGGTATTATAGCATCCCATCCAGCAGGAGTTAGGTCTTCCCTTTTGTGTCGATGATCTCGCATCTTATCCTGCCGATTCCTCAATCCCTAAGCTCCACTCACTTATGCAGTCTGCCATTCTAGCTGCTTCTTCATGGGCTACTAGACATGGATTCCTCTTTTCCACCAATAAgactttttctgttcttttctctcGCTCCCAAACAGTATCTCTGATGCCACTTTTGCTTTACAATTCAcccatacagtactgtactagtgGTAAATTCCCTGGTTTAATTTTTGATTCCCGCCTTACCTGGAAGGAACACAtcctatcaactaaaaaaaactgctctccaTCTTTGCCTCTTTCAAATTTTATCCCACATTACCTAGGGTGCTGACCATAAAACACTTCTGCATCTACAAGTAGTCCTCATT
This region of Macrobrachium rosenbergii isolate ZJJX-2024 chromosome 39, ASM4041242v1, whole genome shotgun sequence genomic DNA includes:
- the LOC136825629 gene encoding uncharacterized protein isoform X12, translated to MQLTFLGVCRQCNGKTVERLSDYEKHFASLLVDTHPDHPDRHHLSHHHDRLTQLVRRGEEEENEIERIQDLFPHDDLRLYERDPVTQKMKGLMRKRSTTAARLQRAFSAKGLRGPDHQQNNNRDAANNNNTNNAANTSGLPPNRTREGRPKRQFIMETPVTFTTGVQSQERHLFLFSDLLLVAKARSGGNFKLKEKVRVSEMWLSSCLDDVAEVAKSHDTSFVMGWPTTNVVASFSCVATKDLWYNKLSQVMTEEREKEQPTTTIQVTYYDPVNSIDFSKTVNIGSTTTARECVSLTLDHLEMGDADSSQFQLWVKTGVDDSPYPLIGHEFPFAIKMNCVRDLLQDCDTEQCNNLYNTELVTRCQFILRQARKLSFESPEGMKKVSKKARKSPIRIHRVFKRSNSKGDSLDGGVNNCTGVLYGRSLMKLVEPDMMLPKPVMDMLTQLFLKGPFTVGIFRKSANARLVRELREKLDSGDVEGTVDLDNVQITVVAALLKEFLRSMPDCLLVSDLYEEWLELTHIAGFRERISQTLLLCSRLPRAHLKLLQHFLCVLHHIVRRASENMMSASNLAVCVGPSILWPSSPVLALSPEDSKQVPAVVEFLIEHCRDIFGEDILHLLGEPPERDPLRQDSGAEESDSLHSLHSGHSLHSSSGMRRDDSSIDSLERELLEGELSPLPRKDKMSLTNLSRDSGLTMSDSQLYTPDEEESESTSSGHSGADKSVSNYSSGGQSERSGDRIQHYTAPHNPHAIYAAVYRRPEKMPVEYDDPEGYYAAPSRDHARIQVTYSNSGYPYNSHGHGKEYARVYQSRQDRLGDVYRKSQDEEAIYSIPVGAAGNMINPPPFIVNSNFQRHDWMRRRSNLRKVSRSSSGEGGLVRSTSEESLLNKYNGLDYGVSLGPAGVANKRPAQHGKGRAPPPPPEEQDDCTTSLAGRESPIRRSKSAHYLTEPSRDERAGRSPDNTPAVSRSSSHDAVSWQRSRSTPQIHDEADRSYDSSTLSDDDSTPHVSRSNSRGKECGGGGLNTWDVVYGTEQAPSDSGESHNSCNSSFKSERTGSMCTVVSAGSTSTIGSNPPSYEEALNRKSLMYKSGPHQCHQAQSSPAGKDCQFPEHAIREEKVKSARAKQLYEESLRIYQEENTYPGDLVRASPAHADVSDEYEKPPPLPPKSEPPPLPPKQRGSRRLSEGLNRLKHLPPVHVETHNRKSRSVSSIPASYSCDPPYHKTIICTDDSPPLLPPKERTVIEIESVYLPVPESRVRQTTSRAVSPPRVEKKSIETQTDDYDLDDEVKDEGIQTSGSWGMEPHVTSVSVSDQSSRTDKHRSRARRRDSSASQRSKSVPTRENVPPQHPESDDDNDDDDWEYASPLQDYPGAPTALRDLRQLDPELRQEISWSVSQLRAIFGDSLNGAKVHPPPYRPPPSHRAPITSYHLGAGDSFSSRKSRPHSNYGEESYV
- the LOC136825629 gene encoding uncharacterized protein isoform X6, yielding MQLTFLGVCRQCNGKTVWPSFVNSKETTDWCGRKGGGTLCKIERGNVERLRTPGGYRGMLLQVADRKMSKKIRRQLSKISKRWSIAIAEAITIVEEEAGKVERLSDYEKHFASLLVDTHPDHPDRHHLSHHHDRLTQLVRRGEEEENEIERIQDLFPHDDLRLYERDPVTQKMKGLMRKRSTTAARLQRAFSAKGLRGPDHQQNNNRDAANNNNTNNAANTSGLPPNRTREGRPKRQFIMETPVTFTTGVQSQERHLFLFSDLLLVAKARSGGNFKLKEKVRVSEMWLSSCLDDVAEVAKSHDTSFVMGWPTTNVVASFSCVATKDLWYNKLSQVMTEEREKEQPTTTIQVTYYDPVNSIDFSKTVNIGSTTTARECVSLTLDHLEMGDADSSQFQLWVKTGVDDSPYPLIGHEFPFAIKMNCVRDLLQDCDTEQCNNLYNTELVTRCQFILRQARKLSFESPEGMKKVSKKARKSPIRIHRVFKRSNSKGDSLDGGVNNCTGVLYGRSLMKLVEPDMMLPKPVMDMLTQLFLKGPFTVGIFRKSANARLVRELREKLDSGDVEGTVDLDNVQITVVAALLKEFLRSMPDCLLVSDLYEEWLELTHIAGFRERISQTLLLCSRLPRAHLKLLQHFLCVLHHIVRRASENMMSASNLAVCVGPSILWPSSPVLALSPEDSKQVPAVVEFLIEHCRDIFGEDILHLLGEPPERDPLRQDSGAEESDSLHSLHSGHSLHSSSGMRRDDSSIDSLERELLEGELSPLPRKDKMSLTNLSRDSGLTMSDSQLYTPDEEESESTSSGHSGADKSVSNYSSGGQSERSGDRIQHYTAPHNPHAIYAAVYRRPEKMPVEYDDPEGYYAAPSRDHARIQVTYSNSGYPYNSHGHGKEYARVYQSRQDRLGDVYRKSQDEEAIYSIPVGAAGNMINPPPFIVNSNFQRHDWMRRRSNLRKVSRSSSGEGGLVRSTSEESLLNKYNGLDYGVSLGPAGVANKRPAQHGKGRAPPPPPEEQDDCTTSLAGRESPIRRSKSAHYLTEPSRDERAGRSPDNTPAVSRSSSHDAVSWQRSRSTPQIHDEADRSYDSSTLSDDDSTPHVSRSNSRGKECGGGGLNTWDVVYGTEQAPSDSGESHNSCNSSFKSERTGSMCTVVSAGSTSTIGSNPPSYEEALNRKSLMYKSGPHQCHQAQSSPAGKDCQFPEHAIREEKVKSARAKQLYEESLRIYQEENTYPGDLVRASPAHADVSDEYEKPPPLPPKSEPPPLPPKQRGSRRLSEGLNRLKHLPPVHVETHNRKSRSVSSIPASYSCDPPYHKTIICTDDSPPLLPPKERTVIEIESVYLPVPESRVRQTTSRAVSPPRVEKKSIETQTDDYDLDDEVKDEGIQTSGSWGMEPHVTSVSVSDQSSRTDKHRSRARRRDSSASQRSKSVPTRENVPPQHPESDDDNDDDDWEYASPLQDYPGAPTALRDLRQLDPELRQEISWSVSQLRAIFGDSLNGAKVHPPPYRPPPSHRAPITSYHLGAGDSFSSRKSRPHSNYGEESYV